GGCAGGGGGCGTCGGTCCGCGGCGTGATGACCGAGAGCGCGCGGGGCATCGTCCACCCCTGGGCGGTCGAGTTCGCGACCGACAACGACGTCGTGACCGAGATCACGGGCCGGGTCGAACACGTCGAGCTCTGCGGCCGCGACGGCTGGGCCGACGTGTTGCTGATCGCGCCCGCGACGGCCAACACCGTCGGCAAGATCGCCGGCGCCGTCGACGACACGCCGGTGACGACCTGTGCGACCACCGCGCTGGGCGCGGACGTGCCCGTCGTGATCGCGCCCGCGATGCACGAGCCGATGTACGACCACCCCGGCGTGCTCGACGCGATCGACCGCGTGGCGTCCTGGGACGTCGACTTCGTCGACCCGCGGATCGAAGAGGGGAAGGCGAAGATCGCGACCGAGGCGGCGATCGTCACCGCGACCGCCCGCGCGACCGCCGAGCAGTCCCTCGCCGGCCGCCACGTCGTCGTGACCTCGGGCGCGACCGCCGAGGCGATCGACCCCGTGCGGATTCTCACGAACCGCGCGTCGGGCAAGACGGGCCGCGCGGTCGCGCGCGCCTGTCACGTCCGCGGCGCCGACGTCACGCTCGTCCACCCCGACGGCGACGTCCACTACGCCGACGCCGTGACGGTCGAGTCCGCCGCTGAGATGCGCGACGCCGTCCTCGACTCCGTCGACGCCGACACCGACGCCGTCGTCTCCGCGGCCGCGATCTCGGATTACACCGTCGACCGGGCCGACGAGAAGCTCCGCTCGGGCGAAGAGCGGACGCTGGAACTCCGCCCGACGCCGAAGCTTCTGGACGACGTCCGCGAGGCCCACCCGGACCTGCCGATCGTCGGGTTCAAGGCCGAGACGTCGGGCGACGACGCGGAGATGACCGAGGCGGCGCGGGGGATCCTCGACCGCGTCGGCCTCGCCTTTGTCGTCGCCAACGACGCCTCCGTGATGGGCGACGACGAGACGCGGACGCTGTTCGTCGACGGCGACGACGCGGTCGAGTTCTCGGGGACGAAGACCGAACTCGGCGGCGCGATCGCCGATCGAATTGCCACGGTCGTCTCCGAATCCGATCCGGACTCCGCGTCCGCGTCCGATTCCGACGCCGATTCCGATTCTGCGCCGGCTCCCGAGTGACTCACGCCGACCGGCGCGCGGCGGCGGTGGCGTCGGCGACGACCTTGTAGACGAGGCCGACGACGCCGCCGAGGACGGTCACGAAGCCCGCGAGCAGGAGCCCCACCGCGACCACCCGTCCGAGGACGCCGGCGCCCCCGCCGCGGACCGCCCAGTTCGCGCCCGCCCAGCCGCCGGCGAGGAGGGCGAGATACCCGACTCCCACGACGAGATACAGCAGTATCATCTCCCGGCCGAGCGCGTACCCGAGCGCCTCGCGTGGACTGACAGTCGCCATACGTCCCCGACGGCGGCCCGGATCAAAAAGCCGGGCCGACTACAGCAGGCCGACGAGCGTCGCGGTCAGCACCGCGGCCACGAGCAGCACGCTCGTCGCGATCGTCGCCCGGAGGCTCCCCTCGTGGAGCGACTCGCTGTCGCGGCCGATCACGGCGACGGCCGGCCCGCGGATCGTCCCGTAGGGGTCGGACGCGGCGGCGAGCGCGGCGTTCGTGGCCGCGACGACCGCGCGGTCGACGGCGGCGAACAGGCCCGTGGTCCCGCGGACGAGGCCGCGCATCCCGTAGAAGGTCGCGGGCTCGATCACGACGTCGACGTCGACGCCGTTGCCGATCTTCGAGAGCGGCTTCTTCAGGAGCGCGAAGCCGACGACGCCCAGGGCGGCGAGCAGGAAGCCCTCGCCGAGGTGGCTCAGCGTGAACGGGTGGGCGTCGGCGGTGCTGCCGGGCAGCAGCAGGAACAGCGCGTCGGGGTAGAGCCCCAGGATCACACAGAGCGCGGCGACGCCGAGCATCGCGACGCGCTGGCCCGTCGCCGATTTCCTGAGCGTCCAGTTGCCCGTCCCCGACCGGAGGAAGGCGTAGTAGCCGAACTTGATGAAGGACATAAACGTCCCGACGCCCGCCGCGAGCAGGATGTAGAAGATCCCGTCGAGGTGCTCCTTGTGGGCGGCGGCGGTGATCATCCCCTTGCTCACGAAGCCGTTGAAGCCGGGGAAGCCGCTGATCGACAGCGCCGCGACGGTGAAGGCCAGCGCCGTCACAGGCAGCGCCCGGCCCAGACCGCCGAGGTACTTCAGGCTCTGCTCGTCGGTCCGCGCGATGACGACGCCCGCGGTCATAAAGAGCAGCGCCTTGTAGAGGATGTGATTGAACACGTGGGCGAACGCGCCCGCGGTCGCCAGGGCCGTCCCGACGCCGACGCCGGCGACCATGTAGCCGACCTGCGACTGGATGTGGTACGACAGCAGGCGGCGCATATCGTTCTGGAGCAGGGCGTACATCACGCCCACGAGCGCCATCGCCGCGCCCATGTACGCGATCGCGAGGTTGCCGTCGGGGAACGCCCGCGCGAGGCCGTAGACGCCCGTCTTGGTCGTGTACACCGACAGGAAGACGCTGGCGGCGACGTGCGGGCGCGGGTAGGTGTCCGGCAGCCAGGTGTGCAGGCCGACGAAGCCGACGTTGACGCCGATGCCGACCGCCGCCAGGACGGCCGGGATCCCGGCGCTCATCCCCGCGCTGGCGCTGAACAGGAACGAGCCGACCTCGACGTAGTGCCAGACGATCGCCGCCATCAGGAGGCTGCCGCCGAGGCCGTGGTAGACCGCGTACCGGAAGCCCGCGCGGACGGCCTCGCCGCCGTAGTCCCACACGAGCAGGGTGCTCGTGACGGCCATCAGCTCCCAGAAGAAGATCATCGTCAGCCAGTCGCCGGCGAAGACCGCGCCGACGCTGGTGCCGACGTAGCCCAGCGCGAACGCCGTCTGGCGGTTCGTCGCCTCCGACGAGTAGGAGTACAGCACCGCGGCCGCGCCGATCAGCCCGAAGATGACGCCCATCAGCCGCGAGAGCGTGTCGACGTTGAGCAGCACCGCGTCGAACCCGAGGAACGAGACAGGGAGGTAGACTCCCGCCGGCACGAGCAGCGACCACAGCGAGACCCCTCCGGTCGCGATGACGCCGAGCGCGTGGCCGAGCCGCCGCGAGAGGAACGGCATCACGACCGCGACCGCGAGGATCACGAGCGCCGGCGGCAGGACTGTCGGCAGGTCGACCGTCGGGAGCGAGCCCGCCGGCTCCGACGCCAGGAGCGTCGCCGTCGCGGGCGCGGTGGCGAGTCCGCTCATCAGAACGCCACCCCCGTTGCGTCCGCGACGACGCGCTGGATCAGCGCGAGGAACACCATCGCCTTCGGCGCGATGCCGAGCGCGATGGCGCCGGCCGCGACGACGGTGATCGGCCCGAGCATAAACCACGTGCTCTCCTCGCCGAAGCCGCGGCGCTCCCAGCCGGAGGCCGGCGGGCCGCCGTGGTCGACATGGTGGTCGTCGGCGCCGGCCT
This is a stretch of genomic DNA from Halobellus sp. MBLA0158. It encodes these proteins:
- the coaBC gene encoding bifunctional phosphopantothenoylcysteine decarboxylase/phosphopantothenate--cysteine ligase CoaBC, with amino-acid sequence MLEGVNVALGVSGSIAAVKVVELAHELRRQGASVRGVMTESARGIVHPWAVEFATDNDVVTEITGRVEHVELCGRDGWADVLLIAPATANTVGKIAGAVDDTPVTTCATTALGADVPVVIAPAMHEPMYDHPGVLDAIDRVASWDVDFVDPRIEEGKAKIATEAAIVTATARATAEQSLAGRHVVVTSGATAEAIDPVRILTNRASGKTGRAVARACHVRGADVTLVHPDGDVHYADAVTVESAAEMRDAVLDSVDADTDAVVSAAAISDYTVDRADEKLRSGEERTLELRPTPKLLDDVREAHPDLPIVGFKAETSGDDAEMTEAARGILDRVGLAFVVANDASVMGDDETRTLFVDGDDAVEFSGTKTELGGAIADRIATVVSESDPDSASASDSDADSDSAPAPE
- a CDS encoding Na(+)/H(+) antiporter subunit D yields the protein MPFLSRRLGHALGVIATGGVSLWSLLVPAGVYLPVSFLGFDAVLLNVDTLSRLMGVIFGLIGAAAVLYSYSSEATNRQTAFALGYVGTSVGAVFAGDWLTMIFFWELMAVTSTLLVWDYGGEAVRAGFRYAVYHGLGGSLLMAAIVWHYVEVGSFLFSASAGMSAGIPAVLAAVGIGVNVGFVGLHTWLPDTYPRPHVAASVFLSVYTTKTGVYGLARAFPDGNLAIAYMGAAMALVGVMYALLQNDMRRLLSYHIQSQVGYMVAGVGVGTALATAGAFAHVFNHILYKALLFMTAGVVIARTDEQSLKYLGGLGRALPVTALAFTVAALSISGFPGFNGFVSKGMITAAAHKEHLDGIFYILLAAGVGTFMSFIKFGYYAFLRSGTGNWTLRKSATGQRVAMLGVAALCVILGLYPDALFLLLPGSTADAHPFTLSHLGEGFLLAALGVVGFALLKKPLSKIGNGVDVDVVIEPATFYGMRGLVRGTTGLFAAVDRAVVAATNAALAAASDPYGTIRGPAVAVIGRDSESLHEGSLRATIATSVLLVAAVLTATLVGLL